A single Mesomycoplasma bovoculi M165/69 DNA region contains:
- the rplL gene encoding 50S ribosomal protein L7/L12 produces the protein MAKITKDQFIESLKEMSIKEVMELVQALKDEFGIDPSAVAVAAAPEKAEAKSEVTVTLKSAGQEKVKVIKVVKELFNLGLMEAKKIADSAPAVLKENVSPAEAEEIAKKLQEVGAEVSID, from the coding sequence ATGGCAAAAATTACAAAAGATCAATTTATTGAATCATTAAAAGAAATGAGTATTAAAGAGGTTATGGAACTTGTTCAAGCTTTAAAAGACGAGTTTGGAATTGACCCATCTGCTGTTGCAGTTGCAGCAGCTCCTGAAAAAGCTGAAGCAAAATCAGAAGTAACAGTTACTTTAAAATCAGCAGGACAAGAAAAAGTTAAAGTTATTAAAGTTGTTAAAGAATTATTCAACTTAGGATTAATGGAAGCTAAGAAAATCGCTGATTCAGCTCCTGCAGTTCTAAAAGAAAATGTTAGTCCAGCTGAAGCTGAAGAAATTGCAAAAAAACTTCAAGAAGTTGGTGCTGAAGTTTCAATTGACTAA
- the rplJ gene encoding 50S ribosomal protein L10 has product MNSFRAKKVETVKEIKELLTNSSSLAIAEYRGLTVAELEQLRNEFRAAGVVTKVYKNRLFKIAAKEAGFSSIETELIGPNIFAFGTSDPIAPAKIIFNSTKEQPLLILKGGIYEGQVISSSEMKDVATLPNFTEALTILARSLQTPLQQLSLGLKMLVDEGKINQ; this is encoded by the coding sequence TTGAATAGTTTTCGTGCTAAAAAAGTAGAAACTGTTAAAGAAATTAAAGAACTTTTAACAAATTCTTCTTCACTTGCGATTGCAGAATATCGTGGACTAACTGTTGCTGAGTTAGAGCAATTAAGAAATGAGTTTAGAGCAGCTGGTGTTGTTACAAAAGTTTATAAAAATAGACTTTTTAAAATAGCAGCAAAAGAAGCAGGTTTTTCTTCAATTGAAACTGAACTTATTGGTCCTAATATCTTTGCATTTGGAACTTCTGATCCTATCGCACCTGCAAAAATTATTTTCAACTCTACAAAAGAGCAGCCACTTTTAATTTTAAAAGGTGGAATTTATGAAGGGCAAGTTATTTCTTCTAGTGAGATGAAAGATGTGGCAACACTTCCAAACTTCACTGAAGCTCTTACAATTCTTGCAAGATCTCTTCAAACACCATTACAACAACTTTCACTTGGTTTGAAAATGTTGGTTGATGAAGGCAAAATTAATCAGTAA
- the rpoC gene encoding DNA-directed RNA polymerase subunit beta': MENKKISRQYAKISENSIEKISLALATPQDVLDWSRGEVTKPETINYKTFKPERGGLFDELIFGPLVDYKCSICGKKYKKSNENQICPTTKECQISKSQILPKIARRYSMGHIKLNAPILHLWYFKIDHSIISKLLGLKVIESEEKKTKNAVSKTSLEQLIYYKSHIVLETGGLKSLQKNKIIDISEAGVIYKDALVEIRSRYEQGTEEYEAISDAIDELNETVTSKIGREYGIDYYELNEIIEEFSEAKISTGTEAIEYLLDNLDLEAERAKVEAEIQEIHSQIGQNKKQILKNQKRDKLYKRLQVINNFISSGQDPKSMIIKNLPVIPADLRPLVQLDGSRHSTSDCNELYRRIIIRNNRLKKWKESDAPVLILQNELRMLQEAIDALIDNQKKSTNQVTTKDNRPLKSISDSLTGKKGRFRQNLLGKRVDYSGRSVIVVGPKLKMHQAGLPRRMAATLFEPWIIRALIEDGVSSSIKSARKMIEEQNPQIWPSVAKVIENKPIILNRAPTLHRLSIQAFQPVLVRGKAIQLHPLVTAGFNADFDGDQMAVHVPISPEAIRETKELMFANKNILGPKDGEPIVNPSQDMILGLYYLTQEKEGAKGEGRFFGSLDELIKAYEFGTVELHARVALPFVEVKPTIGQNNPGHIISTVGKFILNNIFPENFPFIFDDKVDELFLNYEDQIRKYVCPYGTNFVEKIQNTPINNALSKKHIAKIVRQIFDTYDGLLAKEDVANVINQLDFENYQNCILAYEKLRDYQNEKLPISHISKLAEFTIYEFDQLFRRHKHSGGSAIKVMEEYEKVWLLERIWFKYINMVSSMMDKIKDLGFHYSTISGTSIAISDIKMAPQKEDFIKEGDEYINKLNEFFSKGLITDDEKYTLSIQKWEKVKNKIQDNLNDSVANDNQNSVVMMMKSGARGNISNFVQLAGMRGLMANNVKALKVDAENERVVRNTVEVPVKSSFLEGLTSFEFYSSTHGARKGLTDTALNTAKSGYLTRRLVDVAQNIVVTAEDCFSDFGFVVKDIVDTKTNQVIVPLVERIEGRFLNKDVIDENGEVVAQAGKMVNLQTAKKIVAAGIKKVEIRSILSCHIKNSVCKKCYGKDLATNRLVSIGEAVGIIAAQSIGEPGTQLTMRTFHTGGVANVEDITGGFTRLIELIDSHEHPWGRPAKISPVYGQISKIVEQPNRDGNLSKGHLIHIEHKGPDGNLVEQIIRVDETQKLRVQEGDNVIPGQKLVEGPIILKELLAVSDARTLQNYLLKEIQRIYRMQGITISDKYIEIIIRQMLSKIQIIENGDSDFFIGSIVDISDYKEVNGKLISEGKKPAFGNIIIKGAKQIPLLSNSFLAAASYQETSKILVHSVISSQVDRLEGLKENIIVGHKIPAGTNSKYEHKSKFDIRDPFSFFKSNN; encoded by the coding sequence ATGGAAAACAAGAAAATTTCACGTCAATATGCTAAAATCTCTGAGAATAGCATTGAAAAAATTTCATTAGCCTTAGCGACACCTCAAGATGTTCTTGATTGATCAAGAGGAGAGGTTACAAAACCTGAAACAATCAACTATAAAACATTCAAACCAGAACGTGGCGGTCTTTTTGATGAGTTAATTTTTGGACCTTTAGTTGATTATAAGTGTTCAATTTGTGGTAAAAAATACAAAAAATCTAATGAAAATCAAATTTGTCCAACTACTAAAGAGTGTCAAATTAGTAAATCTCAAATTTTACCTAAAATTGCACGTCGTTATTCAATGGGTCACATTAAATTAAATGCACCAATTTTACACCTTTGATATTTCAAAATTGACCATAGCATTATTTCTAAACTTTTAGGTTTAAAAGTTATTGAATCTGAAGAGAAAAAAACAAAAAATGCAGTTTCTAAAACTAGTTTAGAGCAATTAATTTACTATAAATCACATATTGTTTTAGAAACAGGTGGTCTAAAATCACTACAAAAAAATAAAATTATTGATATTTCAGAAGCTGGTGTTATTTATAAAGATGCTCTTGTTGAAATTCGTTCACGTTATGAACAAGGCACAGAAGAATATGAAGCAATTTCTGATGCAATTGATGAACTAAATGAAACTGTTACTTCCAAAATTGGTCGTGAGTATGGAATTGACTATTACGAACTTAATGAAATTATTGAAGAGTTCAGTGAAGCTAAAATTTCAACAGGTACTGAAGCTATTGAGTACTTGTTAGACAATCTTGACTTGGAAGCTGAAAGAGCAAAAGTTGAAGCTGAAATTCAAGAGATTCATTCTCAAATTGGTCAAAATAAAAAACAAATTTTGAAAAATCAAAAACGAGATAAACTCTATAAAAGACTACAAGTTATTAATAATTTCATTAGTTCAGGCCAAGATCCAAAATCAATGATTATTAAAAACTTGCCAGTTATTCCAGCAGATCTTAGACCTTTAGTGCAGCTAGATGGTTCACGTCACTCAACTAGTGATTGCAACGAACTTTATCGTCGTATCATTATCAGAAATAATCGTTTAAAAAAATGAAAAGAATCAGATGCTCCTGTTCTAATTTTACAAAATGAACTTCGTATGTTACAAGAAGCAATTGATGCTTTAATTGATAATCAAAAAAAATCTACCAACCAAGTTACAACTAAAGATAACCGTCCACTTAAGTCAATTTCAGATTCATTAACTGGAAAAAAAGGTAGATTCCGTCAAAACCTTTTGGGAAAACGTGTTGATTATTCAGGACGTTCTGTTATTGTTGTGGGTCCAAAACTCAAAATGCACCAAGCAGGACTCCCACGTCGGATGGCAGCAACCTTGTTTGAACCTTGAATTATTCGAGCTTTAATTGAAGATGGAGTTTCATCTTCAATTAAAAGTGCACGTAAAATGATTGAAGAACAAAATCCACAAATTTGACCTTCAGTTGCTAAAGTTATTGAAAATAAACCAATTATTTTAAACCGTGCACCAACACTTCACCGTCTTTCAATTCAAGCCTTCCAACCAGTTTTAGTTCGTGGAAAAGCTATCCAGCTTCACCCACTTGTAACTGCTGGATTTAATGCTGACTTTGATGGTGACCAAATGGCTGTTCACGTGCCAATTTCTCCTGAAGCTATTCGAGAAACTAAAGAATTAATGTTTGCAAACAAAAACATTTTAGGTCCAAAAGATGGAGAACCAATTGTTAACCCTAGCCAGGATATGATTTTGGGACTTTACTATTTAACCCAAGAAAAAGAAGGTGCTAAAGGTGAAGGTAGATTTTTTGGAAGTCTTGATGAGCTAATCAAAGCCTATGAATTTGGTACAGTAGAGTTGCACGCTCGTGTTGCACTTCCATTTGTGGAAGTTAAACCAACAATTGGGCAAAACAACCCAGGACACATTATTTCAACAGTTGGAAAATTCATTTTAAACAATATTTTTCCTGAAAATTTTCCATTTATTTTTGATGATAAAGTTGATGAATTATTTTTAAATTACGAAGACCAAATTAGAAAATATGTTTGTCCATATGGAACTAATTTTGTTGAAAAAATTCAAAATACACCAATTAATAACGCTTTGTCTAAAAAACATATTGCTAAAATTGTTCGTCAAATTTTTGACACTTATGATGGACTTTTGGCCAAAGAAGATGTTGCAAATGTAATTAATCAATTAGATTTTGAAAATTATCAAAATTGTATTTTGGCTTATGAGAAATTGCGTGATTATCAAAATGAGAAACTTCCTATTTCGCACATTTCTAAGTTAGCTGAGTTTACAATTTATGAATTTGACCAGCTTTTCCGTCGTCACAAACATAGTGGTGGCTCAGCAATCAAAGTTATGGAAGAATATGAAAAAGTATGACTTTTAGAACGTATTTGATTCAAATACATTAATATGGTTTCATCAATGATGGACAAAATTAAAGATTTAGGATTCCATTATTCAACTATTTCTGGGACTTCTATTGCGATTAGTGACATCAAAATGGCTCCTCAAAAAGAAGATTTCATCAAAGAAGGTGATGAATACATCAATAAATTGAATGAATTCTTTAGCAAAGGTCTCATCACAGATGATGAAAAATATACACTTTCTATTCAAAAATGAGAAAAAGTTAAAAATAAAATTCAAGACAATCTTAATGATTCAGTTGCAAATGACAACCAAAATTCAGTGGTTATGATGATGAAATCAGGGGCACGTGGAAATATTTCTAACTTCGTGCAACTAGCCGGAATGCGTGGATTAATGGCTAACAACGTTAAAGCTCTTAAAGTTGATGCTGAAAATGAAAGAGTTGTTCGTAACACTGTTGAAGTTCCTGTTAAATCTTCATTCCTTGAAGGTTTAACATCATTTGAGTTTTACTCATCAACTCACGGGGCACGTAAAGGACTTACTGATACCGCGCTTAACACTGCAAAATCAGGGTATTTAACTCGTCGTTTAGTTGATGTTGCACAAAATATTGTTGTAACAGCTGAAGACTGTTTTTCAGACTTTGGTTTTGTAGTTAAAGATATTGTTGATACAAAAACAAACCAAGTTATTGTTCCACTTGTTGAACGTATTGAAGGTCGCTTCTTAAATAAAGATGTTATTGATGAAAATGGTGAAGTTGTAGCTCAAGCAGGTAAAATGGTCAACTTGCAAACTGCAAAAAAAATTGTTGCAGCTGGTATTAAAAAAGTTGAAATTCGTTCTATTTTATCTTGTCACATCAAAAATAGTGTATGTAAAAAATGTTATGGAAAAGACCTTGCAACCAATAGATTAGTTTCAATTGGTGAAGCTGTTGGAATTATTGCAGCTCAATCAATTGGTGAACCTGGTACTCAGTTAACCATGCGTACATTCCACACTGGAGGGGTTGCTAACGTTGAAGATATTACTGGTGGATTTACTAGACTAATCGAGCTTATTGACTCTCACGAGCATCCTTGAGGACGTCCAGCAAAAATCTCACCTGTTTATGGACAAATTTCTAAAATTGTTGAACAACCAAATCGTGATGGAAATTTATCAAAAGGTCACTTAATTCACATTGAACACAAAGGTCCAGATGGAAATCTTGTTGAACAAATCATCCGTGTTGATGAAACACAAAAACTTCGTGTTCAAGAAGGTGATAATGTTATTCCAGGTCAAAAACTTGTTGAAGGACCTATTATTCTTAAAGAATTACTTGCAGTTTCAGATGCTAGAACCCTTCAAAACTATTTATTAAAAGAAATTCAACGTATTTATCGTATGCAAGGAATTACTATTTCTGATAAATATATTGAAATCATTATTAGACAAATGCTTTCAAAAATTCAAATTATTGAAAATGGTGATTCAGACTTCTTTATTGGTTCAATCGTTGATATTAGTGATTATAAAGAAGTTAATGGTAAGTTGATTTCTGAAGGTAAAAAACCTGCTTTTGGAAATATTATTATTAAAGGAGCAAAACAAATTCCATTGCTCTCAAATTCATTCTTAGCAGCTGCTAGTTACCAAGAAACTTCAAAAATTCTTGTTCACTCTGTAATTTCTTCCCAAGTTGACCGTCTTGAAGGTCTTAAAGAAAATATTATTGTTGGACACAAAATCCCTGCAGGAACTAACTCTAAATATGAACACAAATCAAAATTTGATATCCGTGATCCATTTAGTTTCTTCAAATCTAATAATTAA
- the holA gene encoding DNA polymerase III subunit delta, which yields MFFVYGNDHFFIQEKVKAIIDQTKLSFVECFYNSEDINEIVDKVINNSLFVDKKIYVFKNFYFFDKDKKENEKIIYKLNNSNHILIFTYLFEEDDAKTKLLKSDIFKVLADKNATFETKSLSEKDKNDFIESYSAKIGLVLTKSDVFRIEMMMPMNAQIIANELNKLKTLNLEITSEIIDSFVSDYSGDNIWGFINSFVIRDVQNIFKFYKNKMLAGAPLSWLVTQVSNKLYQSFIVYLNYKNYLRDVEIAQVLNLKPFQVKKIVQFYNSVGIEKVKRMLIWLAKLDSDVKKFIIDENIGFEFFLLQFSI from the coding sequence ATGTTTTTTGTTTATGGAAATGACCACTTCTTCATCCAAGAGAAAGTTAAAGCAATTATAGATCAAACAAAATTAAGTTTTGTTGAATGTTTTTACAATAGTGAAGATATTAATGAGATAGTTGATAAAGTTATAAATAATTCTTTGTTTGTTGACAAAAAAATTTATGTTTTTAAAAATTTTTATTTTTTTGACAAAGACAAAAAAGAAAATGAAAAAATAATATACAAATTAAACAATAGTAATCATATACTTATTTTTACTTACTTATTTGAAGAAGATGATGCAAAAACTAAATTGCTAAAATCTGATATTTTTAAAGTTTTAGCAGATAAAAATGCAACTTTTGAAACAAAAAGTCTTAGTGAAAAAGATAAAAATGATTTTATTGAAAGTTATTCAGCAAAAATTGGATTAGTTTTAACTAAAAGCGATGTTTTTAGAATTGAAATGATGATGCCAATGAATGCACAAATCATTGCAAATGAACTCAACAAACTAAAAACTTTAAATTTAGAAATTACTTCAGAAATTATAGATTCTTTTGTTAGTGATTATTCAGGAGATAATATTTGGGGTTTTATAAATTCTTTTGTAATTCGTGATGTTCAAAATATTTTTAAATTTTATAAAAATAAAATGTTGGCCGGAGCGCCTCTTTCTTGACTTGTGACACAAGTTAGCAATAAGTTGTATCAATCATTTATTGTTTATTTAAATTATAAAAATTATTTAAGAGATGTAGAGATAGCACAAGTTCTTAACTTAAAACCATTTCAAGTAAAAAAAATTGTTCAATTTTATAATAGTGTGGGAATAGAAAAAGTAAAAAGAATGCTTATTTGACTTGCTAAATTAGATTCGGATGTTAAGAAATTTATAATTGATGAAAATATTGGTTTTGAGTTTTTTCTATTACAGTTTTCTATTTAA
- the rpoB gene encoding DNA-directed RNA polymerase subunit beta, translated as MNHLYSEKTYGLTTKRRFYAKTKQTLTTPNFLDSQRDSYHWFLEEGITEAFNKIYPVFSTNGKLEISFKQGSIRVERPKDEFSSIREARQKGKSYVCRVYATLRKIQSEDGEVEEQEILLGEIPYMTQGGTFIINGFEKIVISQLIRSPGVCYRERVRNRQADDLFNKVEIIPQLGSWIEIFHKVTGHGVDTVKIRIDKHKNIPLITFLKAFGFVDETIKKYFGQSAPLLESLKKHKVNGVEENLEQIYRIIRKDDRITEEGLKNFIPSIIFNERRYNLSKTGRYMLNNKLNLIERITQTYLAQDLIDKNGDLVYAKKTFITRQMAVDIQKKFEDGSFEFSSIDGIDENVYGRQLQINRNTDLSSRTKVISVKVWPNKRAMSQDQEPILVIGNDPTSNETTLLISDIVAIVSYYFNLISNIGKNDDPDSLINKRIVGVGELLQNQFLIALNKMEKNTKERISSRAEIDKITVKSVINNKPIYNQFKNFFNSSKLSQFMDQINPLGEMASKRRVTSLGPGGLNRETAQFEVRDVHATHYGRICPVETPEGQNIGLILNYSVFAKTNPYGFILTPYFKVNNRVVDYSQPHWLTAAEEFGLTFAQSSLPINEKNEIIADKVTVRKNQTFIVVDANEIDYIDVSSMQMTSISASAIPFLENNDANRALMGSNMQRQAVPLIKAESPFVATGIESDVALYSSTNIRSETDGVVTFVDSKKIIVTDEEDNEHTYYLRHFEKSNQETLILQKPIVSLGQQVKKGQLICDGPSTDKGELALGKNVLVAFTTWNGYNYEDAIIISERLVKDDVFTSIHIQEQTIKFRSTKAGTDILTAEVPNTSAKSRSHLDANGIVRVGSEVNTGDILVGRTSPKGEDNPTPEDRLIVTIWGKKALAQKDTSLRVKHGEGGTVIDVQVLSRENGDTLEDGVGMLVKVLIAQKRKIKVGDKMAGRHGNKGVVSIVLPVEDMPFLEDGTPVDILLNPQGVPSRMNIGQVLELHLGMVAKNLNTRFVTPVFDGIKPDTMKSLFQEASMPESGKFKLYDGITGKAFDKEVSVGYMYMLKLQHMVDDKMHARAVGPYSLTTQQPLGGKSQNGGQRFGEMETWALESFGATTVLSELLTYKSDNIVGRNSLYNNLISGGKLPRPGTPESFNVLAYELRGLLIKLEVHKKENANDAEFDVLAPNKKPVEYVDHIEDEYPFDEAFSDEGRTSLESDFEDVDEENEDFDEDSY; from the coding sequence ATGAATCATTTATATAGTGAAAAAACTTATGGTTTAACCACTAAAAGACGGTTTTATGCAAAAACCAAACAAACACTTACTACACCTAACTTTTTAGATTCTCAACGTGATTCATATCATTGGTTTTTAGAAGAAGGGATTACTGAAGCTTTTAACAAAATTTATCCTGTTTTTTCAACAAATGGAAAATTAGAAATTAGTTTTAAGCAAGGTTCTATTAGAGTAGAAAGACCAAAAGATGAATTTTCAAGCATTCGCGAAGCTCGTCAAAAAGGTAAATCATATGTTTGTCGTGTTTATGCAACACTTAGAAAAATTCAGTCAGAAGATGGGGAAGTGGAAGAACAAGAAATTCTTTTAGGTGAAATTCCTTACATGACTCAAGGTGGAACATTCATTATCAATGGTTTTGAAAAAATTGTTATTTCACAATTAATTCGTTCACCTGGAGTTTGTTATCGTGAAAGAGTTCGTAATCGTCAAGCAGACGATCTTTTCAACAAGGTTGAAATTATTCCACAACTAGGTTCCTGAATTGAAATTTTTCACAAAGTTACAGGTCATGGTGTTGATACTGTTAAAATTCGTATCGATAAGCATAAAAATATTCCTTTAATTACATTTTTAAAAGCTTTTGGTTTTGTTGATGAAACTATTAAAAAATACTTTGGTCAATCAGCACCACTTTTAGAGTCTCTTAAAAAACACAAAGTAAATGGTGTTGAAGAAAACTTAGAACAGATTTACCGTATTATTCGTAAAGATGACAGAATTACAGAAGAGGGATTGAAAAATTTTATCCCATCTATAATTTTTAATGAGCGTCGTTACAATTTATCTAAAACTGGTCGTTATATGCTCAATAACAAACTCAATTTAATTGAGCGTATTACTCAAACTTATTTAGCACAAGATTTGATTGATAAAAATGGTGATTTAGTTTATGCTAAAAAAACCTTTATTACAAGACAAATGGCAGTTGATATTCAAAAAAAATTCGAAGATGGAAGTTTTGAATTTTCATCAATTGATGGAATTGATGAAAACGTTTATGGGCGTCAATTGCAAATTAATAGAAATACTGATTTGTCTAGTCGTACAAAGGTTATTTCTGTTAAAGTTTGACCAAATAAAAGAGCTATGTCACAGGATCAAGAACCAATTTTAGTTATTGGAAATGATCCAACTTCAAATGAAACTACTCTTTTAATTTCTGATATAGTTGCAATCGTTTCATACTATTTTAACTTAATTTCAAACATTGGTAAAAATGATGACCCAGATTCATTAATTAACAAACGAATTGTTGGTGTTGGTGAACTATTGCAAAATCAATTTTTAATTGCTCTTAACAAAATGGAAAAAAATACCAAAGAGCGTATTTCATCTAGAGCTGAAATTGATAAAATCACAGTTAAAAGTGTTATTAATAACAAACCAATTTACAACCAATTTAAAAACTTTTTCAACTCATCTAAACTTTCACAATTTATGGACCAAATTAATCCATTAGGTGAAATGGCAAGTAAAAGAAGGGTGACATCTTTAGGGCCTGGTGGGCTAAATAGAGAAACTGCTCAATTTGAGGTTCGTGACGTTCATGCAACTCACTATGGACGCATTTGTCCAGTTGAAACACCTGAGGGTCAAAACATTGGTTTGATTCTTAACTATAGTGTTTTTGCAAAAACTAATCCTTATGGATTCATTTTAACTCCTTACTTTAAAGTAAATAATAGAGTTGTTGATTATTCACAACCACACTGATTAACTGCAGCTGAAGAATTTGGACTAACTTTTGCTCAATCTTCATTGCCAATTAATGAAAAAAATGAAATAATTGCTGACAAAGTTACAGTTAGAAAAAATCAAACTTTTATTGTTGTTGATGCAAATGAAATTGATTACATTGATGTTTCATCAATGCAAATGACTTCAATTTCAGCTAGTGCAATTCCATTTTTGGAAAACAACGATGCGAACCGGGCACTTATGGGTTCTAACATGCAACGTCAAGCCGTGCCTTTGATTAAAGCGGAATCACCTTTTGTGGCCACAGGGATTGAATCAGATGTTGCTCTTTATTCATCAACTAATATTCGTTCTGAAACAGATGGTGTAGTCACCTTTGTTGATTCTAAAAAAATCATTGTAACTGATGAAGAAGATAATGAACATACTTATTATCTTCGCCATTTTGAAAAATCTAACCAAGAAACTTTGATCTTACAAAAACCAATTGTTTCTCTTGGTCAACAAGTTAAAAAAGGTCAACTTATTTGTGATGGACCATCAACTGACAAAGGTGAATTAGCACTTGGGAAAAATGTTTTAGTAGCCTTTACAACTTGAAATGGTTACAACTATGAAGATGCGATTATCATTAGTGAACGTTTAGTTAAAGATGATGTGTTCACTTCAATTCACATTCAAGAACAAACTATTAAATTCCGTTCTACTAAAGCTGGAACTGATATTTTAACTGCTGAAGTGCCAAACACATCAGCAAAATCAAGATCACATCTTGACGCTAATGGAATTGTTCGTGTTGGTTCTGAAGTTAATACAGGTGACATTTTAGTTGGACGTACTTCACCAAAAGGTGAAGACAATCCAACTCCTGAAGATCGTTTGATTGTTACTATTTGAGGTAAAAAAGCACTTGCCCAAAAAGATACTTCACTTCGTGTAAAACACGGTGAAGGTGGAACTGTTATCGATGTTCAAGTTCTTTCACGTGAAAATGGCGACACACTTGAAGATGGTGTGGGAATGCTTGTTAAAGTTTTAATTGCTCAAAAACGTAAAATTAAAGTTGGGGACAAAATGGCTGGGCGCCATGGAAACAAAGGGGTTGTTTCAATTGTATTGCCAGTTGAAGATATGCCATTTTTAGAAGATGGAACTCCAGTTGATATCCTCTTGAACCCACAAGGGGTGCCATCTCGGATGAATATTGGACAAGTTCTTGAACTTCACCTTGGAATGGTTGCTAAAAATCTAAACACTAGATTTGTAACTCCTGTTTTTGATGGAATTAAACCAGACACAATGAAATCATTATTCCAAGAAGCTAGCATGCCTGAATCAGGAAAATTCAAACTTTATGATGGAATTACTGGAAAAGCTTTTGACAAAGAAGTTTCAGTTGGTTATATGTATATGCTTAAATTGCAGCATATGGTTGATGACAAAATGCACGCTCGTGCTGTTGGTCCTTACTCACTTACAACTCAACAACCACTTGGAGGGAAGTCACAAAACGGAGGACAAAGATTTGGTGAAATGGAAACATGAGCACTTGAATCTTTTGGAGCAACCACCGTTTTATCTGAACTTCTAACCTATAAATCAGATAATATTGTTGGACGTAATAGTCTTTACAATAATTTAATTTCAGGTGGAAAACTTCCACGTCCAGGAACCCCTGAGTCCTTTAATGTGCTTGCATATGAACTTCGTGGTTTGTTAATAAAACTTGAAGTTCATAAAAAAGAAAATGCGAATGATGCTGAATTTGATGTGCTCGCACCAAACAAAAAACCAGTTGAGTATGTCGACCACATTGAGGATGAATATCCATTTGATGAAGCCTTTAGTGATGAAGGTAGAACATCCCTAGAATCTGACTTCGAAGATGTTGATGAAGAAAACGAAGACTTTGATGAAGATTCATATTAA
- a CDS encoding MAG0480 family ComEC-like protein — protein MWTIKPESNHKQSIFEGKVVESYPYGSFLQTENAKFFIKGKSLEIDSWVKIKGILNALIVRKKENSSFIFYLKSKSIFYEIVNSQVIENHNSTNFISTIKKYIFSGSENYSKLIPMVFLGSITEDANFLKSNLIYLGVYHLFVISGFHINFFKQIFFWVFQKLKVKTVIYKPIFFAFLVFQSFLLNFPISFLRGVIFWVLIEINEIFLNKKFSKSTLLSWTMLILMGSNIFIIYSPAFILSFGVSFIILFINQIKFSKKWIKILVNFVFVNLTSFVYSAFYNGFYNLFSPFILLIFSPFFTIFYIILLFFLWNKEILEIISKYFVEAIEFIRELPFLVLNFKINQTWLFFSNIIFLICFLFMEMTTSSSKRKLKQL, from the coding sequence GTGTGAACAATTAAACCTGAATCAAACCATAAACAAAGCATATTTGAAGGCAAAGTTGTAGAATCTTACCCATATGGTTCCTTTTTGCAAACTGAAAATGCTAAATTTTTTATTAAAGGAAAATCTTTAGAGATAGATAGTTGAGTAAAAATAAAAGGAATACTAAATGCTCTTATAGTTCGGAAAAAAGAAAATTCTTCTTTTATATTCTACTTAAAATCCAAATCAATATTTTATGAAATAGTTAATAGTCAAGTGATTGAAAATCATAATTCAACAAATTTTATTAGCACCATTAAAAAATATATTTTTTCAGGAAGTGAAAATTACTCCAAATTAATTCCTATGGTTTTCTTGGGTTCTATAACTGAAGATGCTAATTTTTTAAAATCCAATCTTATATATTTGGGTGTTTATCACTTATTTGTTATATCAGGTTTTCACATTAATTTTTTTAAACAAATATTTTTTTGAGTTTTTCAAAAGTTAAAAGTGAAAACCGTAATTTATAAACCAATATTTTTTGCTTTTCTTGTTTTTCAAAGCTTTTTGCTAAATTTTCCTATTTCATTTTTGAGAGGTGTGATTTTTTGAGTCTTAATTGAAATTAATGAAATATTTTTAAACAAAAAATTTAGCAAAAGCACTTTACTTTCTTGAACAATGTTAATTTTGATGGGTTCGAATATTTTTATAATATATTCACCTGCATTTATATTGTCTTTTGGTGTAAGTTTTATTATTTTGTTTATAAATCAAATTAAATTCTCTAAAAAATGAATAAAAATATTGGTTAATTTTGTTTTCGTTAATTTAACAAGTTTTGTATATTCTGCTTTTTATAACGGTTTTTATAATTTATTTTCACCTTTTATTTTATTGATATTTTCACCTTTTTTCACCATTTTTTACATTATTTTGTTGTTCTTTTTGTGAAACAAGGAAATATTAGAAATAATTAGCAAGTATTTTGTAGAAGCTATTGAATTTATAAGAGAATTGCCATTTTTGGTTTTAAATTTTAAAATAAATCAGACTTGATTGTTTTTTAGTAATATAATATTTTTAATATGTTTTTTGTTTATGGAAATGACCACTTCTTCATCCAAGAGAAAGTTAAAGCAATTATAG